In Myxococcales bacterium, the following proteins share a genomic window:
- the asnB gene encoding asparagine synthase (glutamine-hydrolyzing): MCGIAGLVAFADACAAAPLQGDAPARVGQMVAQLAHRGPDGHGIVADEFAALGHARLAIIDPALGAQPMATAGGDCVICFNGEIFNYIELRAELVALGYAFATASDTEVLLQAWHAWGAEVLPRLNGQYAFALWDRRCGELILARDAMGIAPLYVAQHAGVLAFASEVKAIFAGLPQLPRTFDPQGLAQVFSLWAPLAPTTVFAGVTELPPGAVWRYQLRGETAGTRTASEVALPRIATTALTRGWTPAHAAAELGAALHNATQMRLVRADVEVGCYLSGGVDSTLLALMAAGMAPSLTTLSLRFADAEFDEGNHQHAAVAAIAATTRHRHISVTVSDADIAAALPDAVWHAERPWLRTAPVPMFLLARATRQAGIKVVLTGEGADEWFGGYDIFREGIVRRFWARQPDSLARQSLILRLYPYLARSPVAMREMSVRFFAQGLEHAREPGFAHQTRWRVGAAIARLWSPEFTAVAGHAEAPQLAALAAVTSHLAAAASETVSPLAFDQYLELRTLMAGYLLSSQGDRMLLGNGVEGRFPFLDAEVTALAASLPDHFKIFGTREKWLLKRIAMGLVPDSIVHRPKQPYRAPDLRALLAAPWLHDITSPAACVKFGVFAAPAVTSLRDKLLRQHQRGASASHTDVAALVGVVTTHWLGERFGLTA; the protein is encoded by the coding sequence ATGTGCGGGATTGCCGGGTTAGTTGCGTTTGCGGACGCATGCGCCGCGGCGCCACTGCAAGGCGATGCGCCCGCGCGCGTCGGCCAAATGGTCGCGCAGCTCGCGCATCGCGGCCCCGATGGCCATGGCATCGTGGCCGACGAATTCGCGGCGCTTGGCCACGCGCGCCTGGCCATCATCGACCCCGCGCTTGGCGCCCAACCCATGGCCACCGCAGGCGGCGATTGCGTCATTTGCTTTAATGGTGAGATTTTTAACTACATTGAGCTCCGCGCCGAGTTGGTCGCGTTGGGCTACGCGTTTGCGACCGCCTCCGACACCGAGGTGCTGCTGCAAGCTTGGCACGCGTGGGGGGCTGAGGTGCTGCCGCGCCTCAATGGCCAATACGCCTTCGCGCTGTGGGATCGACGCTGCGGCGAATTGATCTTGGCGCGCGACGCCATGGGTATCGCGCCGTTATATGTCGCCCAGCATGCGGGCGTGCTTGCCTTTGCCAGCGAGGTCAAGGCGATCTTCGCCGGCCTGCCTCAGCTGCCACGCACTTTTGACCCGCAAGGCCTCGCCCAAGTGTTTTCGCTGTGGGCGCCCCTTGCCCCTACCACCGTGTTTGCCGGCGTGACCGAGTTGCCGCCCGGCGCGGTGTGGCGTTATCAATTGCGCGGCGAGACGGCGGGCACGCGCACAGCGAGCGAGGTCGCCTTGCCGCGCATCGCAACGACGGCGCTAACCCGCGGTTGGACGCCAGCCCACGCCGCCGCCGAACTCGGCGCGGCGTTGCACAACGCCACCCAAATGCGTCTCGTGCGCGCCGACGTCGAGGTAGGGTGTTACCTCTCGGGCGGCGTCGATAGCACGTTGCTGGCGCTAATGGCCGCCGGCATGGCGCCCTCACTGACCACGCTGAGCCTGCGTTTTGCCGACGCTGAGTTCGATGAAGGCAATCATCAACACGCCGCGGTCGCGGCAATCGCGGCCACGACGCGACATCGCCACATCAGCGTCACGGTCAGCGACGCCGATATCGCCGCCGCGCTGCCCGACGCGGTCTGGCACGCCGAGCGCCCGTGGCTGCGCACCGCACCGGTGCCGATGTTTCTTCTCGCGCGCGCCACGCGCCAGGCCGGCATCAAAGTCGTCTTAACTGGCGAGGGCGCCGACGAATGGTTTGGCGGCTACGACATCTTTCGCGAGGGCATCGTGCGACGGTTCTGGGCGCGGCAGCCCGATTCGCTGGCGCGGCAATCGCTTATCTTGCGGCTGTATCCGTATCTCGCCCGCTCGCCCGTGGCGATGCGCGAGATGTCGGTGCGCTTTTTCGCGCAAGGCCTCGAGCACGCGCGCGAGCCCGGGTTTGCCCACCAGACTCGTTGGCGCGTCGGTGCCGCGATCGCACGCCTGTGGTCACCCGAGTTTACGGCCGTGGCTGGCCACGCCGAGGCGCCACAGCTCGCCGCGCTTGCCGCCGTAACGTCGCATCTTGCCGCCGCCGCGTCGGAAACGGTGTCGCCGCTGGCCTTTGATCAATATCTCGAGCTGCGCACCTTGATGGCGGGCTACTTGCTCTCAAGCCAAGGCGACCGCATGTTGCTCGGCAATGGCGTCGAGGGGCGATTTCCATTTCTGGATGCCGAGGTCACGGCGCTGGCCGCCAGCCTGCCTGATCATTTTAAGATTTTTGGCACTCGCGAAAAATGGTTGCTAAAGCGCATCGCGATGGGGCTCGTGCCTGACTCCATCGTGCATCGCCCCAAGCAACCCTACCGCGCGCCGGACCTGCGGGCGCTCCTAGCGGCACCGTGGCTGCACGACATCACCAGCCCCGCGGCGTGCGTCAAGTTTGGGGTTTTTGCCGCCCCCGCCGTCACCAGCCTCCGCGACAAATTGCTGCGCCAACACCAACGCGGTGCCAGCGCGTCCCACACCGACGTCGCGGCGCTTGTGGGCGTTGTCACGACGCACTGGTTGGGCGAGCGTTTTGGCCTAACCGCCTAG
- a CDS encoding acyl carrier protein, whose amino-acid sequence MYYTRRRHTTWRWYAFLVAATTEQQIVDFIVKNFLFGKREQAPAPEQSFLQAGVIDSTGVLELVAFVEETYGIAVADDELVPAHFDSVRNLAAFVERKRGQA is encoded by the coding sequence ATGTACTATACACGCAGACGTCACACGACGTGGCGATGGTATGCTTTTTTGGTGGCGGCAACGACAGAACAACAGATCGTAGACTTCATCGTCAAAAACTTCTTGTTTGGCAAACGCGAGCAAGCACCCGCGCCCGAACAGTCGTTCCTCCAGGCGGGCGTCATCGACTCGACCGGCGTGCTCGAGCTCGTTGCCTTTGTCGAGGAAACGTATGGGATCGCCGTCGCGGACGACGAATTGGTGCCCGCGCATTTCGATTCGGTGCGCAATCTGGCGGCCTTTGTGGAGCGCAAGCGGGGGCAAGCGTGA
- the nadE gene encoding NAD(+) synthase, with amino-acid sequence MALDLPAEAARIGEQIVALLTTQVKRRGIVLGLSGGIDSSCVAALCVRALGPERVVGLLMPERESSASTLGISRNLAETLGIKYHHVDISAQLAASGAYAARDAAIASVVPGYGDGWKSKIVLGHVGAQGGAASPGMNVYYVVAQPPSGEQIRKRLTRDAYLTIVAATNYKQRIRKMTEYFWADKLHFAVAGTPNRLEYDQGFFVKGGDGLADIKPIAHLYKTQVYAMAAATGVPADICARAPTTDTYSLEQGQDEFYFALPYQQMDQCLWAKNHGYKPGDIAGALGLSVEQVAHVYADIDQKRATTRPLHLAGLLCGDVRELEP; translated from the coding sequence ATGGCGCTCGATCTGCCCGCTGAGGCGGCGCGGATCGGCGAGCAAATTGTTGCGCTGCTCACCACCCAGGTCAAACGCCGCGGCATCGTGCTAGGGCTGTCGGGCGGCATCGACTCAAGCTGCGTGGCGGCGCTGTGCGTGCGCGCGCTGGGACCTGAGCGCGTGGTCGGGCTGCTCATGCCCGAGCGTGAGTCGTCGGCCTCGACGCTTGGCATCTCGCGCAACTTGGCGGAGACGCTTGGGATCAAATATCACCACGTCGATATTTCGGCGCAACTGGCGGCCTCGGGTGCATATGCCGCGCGCGACGCGGCCATCGCTAGCGTCGTGCCGGGCTATGGCGACGGCTGGAAATCTAAGATCGTGCTGGGCCATGTCGGCGCGCAGGGAGGCGCCGCGTCGCCGGGCATGAACGTTTATTACGTAGTCGCGCAACCACCAAGTGGCGAGCAAATCCGCAAGCGGCTGACGCGCGACGCCTACCTAACGATTGTTGCGGCGACCAACTACAAGCAACGCATACGCAAGATGACGGAATATTTTTGGGCGGATAAGCTGCACTTCGCGGTCGCGGGTACGCCCAACCGCCTCGAATACGACCAGGGATTTTTCGTCAAGGGTGGCGACGGCCTGGCTGATATTAAGCCCATCGCCCACCTCTATAAGACGCAGGTCTATGCGATGGCTGCGGCCACCGGCGTGCCCGCGGACATTTGCGCGCGCGCGCCAACCACGGACACGTATTCGCTCGAGCAAGGCCAAGACGAGTTTTACTTTGCGCTGCCGTATCAGCAAATGGACCAGTGCCTGTGGGCAAAAAACCACGGCTATAAGCCAGGCGACATCGCGGGGGCGCTCGGGCTATCTGTCGAGCAGGTCGCGCATGTGTACGCGGACATCGACCAAAAGCGCGCCACGACGCGGCCGTTGCATCTCGCCGGATTGCTGTGCGGAGACGTGCGTGAGCTTGAGCCGTAG
- a CDS encoding YkgJ family cysteine cluster protein, translating into MVAPVAVAAAAAMAVDCQQCGACCVNLPSNRHEGAHLWVEIEPDDGLLSRKDLAKHVTYDAAGVPHLRMAPDGRCLALSGRIGARVTCRIYHARPSPCRRVNAGDELCLRYRAAHGLS; encoded by the coding sequence GTGGTGGCCCCGGTGGCGGTGGCGGCGGCGGCGGCGATGGCCGTTGATTGCCAACAGTGCGGCGCGTGTTGCGTCAATCTGCCAAGCAACCGCCACGAGGGCGCACATCTGTGGGTGGAAATCGAACCCGACGATGGCCTGCTGTCGCGTAAAGATCTCGCCAAGCACGTCACGTATGACGCGGCCGGCGTGCCGCACTTGCGCATGGCGCCTGATGGCCGCTGCCTCGCGCTCTCGGGGCGCATCGGCGCGCGCGTAACCTGCCGCATCTATCACGCGCGGCCCTCGCCGTGCCGCCGCGTCAACGCGGGCGACGAGCTTTGCCTGCGCTACCGCGCCGCGCACGGCCTCTCGTAA
- a CDS encoding NAD-binding protein — protein sequence MDQFRRRLLAGSAAIACVIAMGTVGYWLLGGGKWTLFECFYMTVITVSTVGYGELLAGMEHMPLARGFTAVLLLFGTGTLVYAVSVLTAFVVEGDLREALQRSKRHKRIKAMKQHVIVCGAGTTGRHIITELCDAGHTVVAIDKREALLRDLATQHPGPNFSFVVGDASEDDTLHKAGVAQAAGLIAALSSDKDNVYVIVSARQLGPSLRIIARCAELNHVEKMRRAGADSVVSPNHIGGMRMASELLRPVAVRFLDDMLRDHSQRVRIEDIIVGDTRTTLEALQVHARFGLCVLALREPASPTWQYNPPPTTVISKGAAVVVLGDVAQVSKLRHVLAATTAPA from the coding sequence GTGGACCAGTTTCGACGTCGCTTGCTCGCGGGTTCCGCCGCGATCGCGTGCGTGATCGCGATGGGCACGGTGGGCTATTGGTTGCTTGGTGGCGGCAAATGGACGCTTTTTGAGTGTTTTTACATGACCGTCATCACGGTAAGCACCGTTGGTTATGGCGAGCTGCTGGCGGGCATGGAGCACATGCCGCTGGCGCGCGGCTTCACCGCCGTCTTGTTGCTCTTTGGCACCGGCACCCTCGTCTATGCAGTGTCCGTGCTCACCGCCTTCGTCGTCGAGGGTGATTTACGCGAGGCGCTTCAGCGCAGCAAGCGGCACAAAAGGATCAAGGCCATGAAACAGCACGTTATCGTTTGCGGCGCCGGCACCACCGGTCGCCACATCATCACTGAGCTTTGCGACGCCGGCCACACCGTGGTCGCGATCGACAAGCGCGAGGCCCTGCTGCGCGACTTGGCAACGCAGCATCCCGGCCCCAACTTCAGCTTCGTCGTCGGCGACGCCTCCGAAGACGACACGCTACATAAGGCCGGCGTCGCGCAGGCCGCGGGCTTGATCGCGGCCTTGTCGTCGGACAAGGATAATGTCTACGTAATCGTGAGTGCGCGCCAGCTTGGCCCCAGCCTGCGCATCATCGCGCGCTGTGCCGAGCTAAACCATGTCGAAAAAATGCGCCGCGCCGGCGCCGACAGCGTGGTCTCGCCCAATCATATTGGCGGCATGCGCATGGCCTCTGAGCTGCTGCGCCCGGTGGCGGTGCGGTTTCTCGACGACATGCTGCGCGACCATTCCCAGCGCGTGCGCATCGAAGACATCATCGTCGGCGATACGCGAACGACACTCGAGGCGCTGCAAGTACACGCGCGCTTCGGGCTGTGTGTCTTGGCGCTGCGTGAGCCAGCGAGCCCGACATGGCAGTACAACCCACCGCCGACGACCGTCATCAGCAAGGGTGCCGCGGTGGTCGTCTTAGGCGACGTCGCGCAGGTCTCCAAGTTGCGCCACGTGCTCGCGGCCACCACCGCGCCGGCCTAA
- a CDS encoding alpha/beta hydrolase: protein MAQLYVETLGAPEAPAHVLFTHGIYGAGGNWRSIARAVVAAQPRYGAVLVDLRGHGRSPQGEPPHTLDACAGDLDETLATLVHRGVAVTVACGHSFGGKVLMALRARRDDLAACWILDSSPSTRPGAVDDPSNTVQAVLAALGALPPTLPRRDDFIAALVAAGQTPALASWLAMNVVPEASGGYRLRLDLSQMRELLADYYRRDLWDAILAPGRGELHMVVAQRSPVVSEADRARLREAAAALPHLGIHELPDAGHWLHIDQPRAVAELIASRLPTL, encoded by the coding sequence ATGGCGCAGCTGTACGTCGAGACGTTGGGGGCGCCGGAGGCGCCAGCCCATGTGCTATTTACGCATGGCATTTACGGCGCGGGTGGCAATTGGCGGTCGATCGCGCGGGCGGTGGTGGCGGCGCAGCCGCGATACGGCGCGGTCTTAGTCGATTTGCGCGGCCACGGCCGCTCGCCGCAAGGCGAGCCACCGCACACCTTGGACGCCTGCGCGGGTGACCTCGACGAAACGCTCGCGACCCTCGTCCATCGAGGGGTGGCGGTCACCGTCGCCTGCGGTCACTCCTTTGGCGGCAAGGTGCTCATGGCGTTGCGCGCCCGGCGCGATGACCTGGCGGCGTGTTGGATTTTAGATTCGTCCCCGAGCACGCGACCCGGCGCCGTCGATGATCCCAGCAACACGGTGCAGGCCGTTTTAGCGGCGCTTGGCGCGCTGCCGCCTACGTTGCCGCGGCGCGACGATTTTATCGCGGCGTTGGTGGCGGCAGGGCAGACGCCCGCCTTAGCGAGTTGGCTCGCCATGAATGTGGTGCCCGAGGCCAGCGGTGGCTATCGGCTGCGCCTGGACTTGTCGCAGATGCGCGAGCTGCTCGCCGACTACTACCGAAGGGACCTGTGGGACGCCATCTTGGCGCCGGGCCGCGGCGAGTTGCATATGGTCGTGGCGCAGCGTTCGCCGGTGGTGTCTGAAGCCGACCGCGCGCGACTGCGTGAGGCGGCGGCGGCCTTGCCGCACCTCGGGATCCACGAGCTGCCCGATGCGGGCCATTGGCTCCACATCGATCAACCACGCGCGGTGGCCGAGCTGATCGCCTCGCGCTTGCCGACGCTATGA
- the def gene encoding peptide deformylase encodes MAIRKIAQLGHPVLREIARPISLDELRSAAMQTLIDDLIETMRDADGAGLAATQIYEPVQLCAIEVRQNVRYPYKPPIPLTILVNPELTPVGDELFDNYEGCLSVPNMRGKVQRFLHLHVKALDRHGAPIDEVVHGFKAGTYQHEVDHLRGKVFLDRVTDTSTLSTWTEFDRHHKAAFFAYAEALVKRVGS; translated from the coding sequence ATGGCGATTCGCAAAATTGCACAACTTGGCCACCCCGTGCTCAGGGAGATCGCCCGCCCGATTTCTTTAGATGAGCTGCGTTCGGCGGCGATGCAGACCCTCATCGACGACCTCATCGAAACCATGCGCGATGCCGACGGCGCCGGGTTGGCCGCAACGCAAATCTACGAGCCCGTGCAGCTGTGCGCGATCGAGGTGAGGCAGAATGTCCGATATCCGTACAAGCCACCGATCCCGCTAACCATCCTTGTCAACCCCGAGCTGACGCCGGTTGGTGACGAGCTCTTTGACAACTATGAGGGATGCCTCTCGGTACCAAACATGCGGGGCAAGGTGCAGCGCTTCCTGCATCTCCATGTCAAGGCGCTCGATCGCCATGGGGCGCCCATCGACGAGGTCGTCCATGGCTTTAAGGCAGGGACGTATCAACATGAGGTCGATCATCTGCGAGGCAAGGTGTTTCTCGACCGCGTCACCGACACCTCGACGCTATCCACCTGGACCGAATTCGATCGCCACCACAAGGCGGCATTTTTTGCATACGCCGAGGCCTTGGTTAAGCGCGTCGGTTCATAG
- a CDS encoding quinone-dependent dihydroorotate dehydrogenase has translation MYRFLYWAVLRHLPAEATHNVAFALLRAWMAIPGMKALSRKLLLPRGQAVHAMGLTFASPLIMAAGFDKNATGYRALLALGFGGVEVGTVTARAQPGNPKPRLFRLHRDHALLNRMGFNNHGAAAAALRLRGPRTGVVGVNIGKTKAVDEAEAPADYAASARAVAAVADYLVINVSSPNTPGLRALQGTAPLRAIIVAVRAAVADVRATPLPLLVKIAPDLADEDVDAIADLALETALDGLIATNTTISREGLRTDAATVAAMGAGGISGAPVADRSLAVLRRLRARVSDRVTLIAAGGITAENANERLAAGAHLLQIYTEFIYRGPLTARRLVRALRT, from the coding sequence GTGTATCGATTTCTCTATTGGGCGGTGCTGCGGCACCTCCCGGCCGAGGCAACGCACAACGTCGCCTTTGCGCTGCTGCGCGCGTGGATGGCAATACCCGGCATGAAGGCCCTAAGCCGCAAGCTGCTGCTGCCTCGCGGCCAGGCCGTGCACGCCATGGGCCTGACGTTTGCCAGCCCGCTGATCATGGCGGCGGGGTTTGACAAAAATGCCACGGGGTATCGCGCCTTGCTGGCCCTTGGCTTTGGTGGCGTCGAAGTCGGCACGGTTACGGCGCGGGCGCAGCCCGGCAATCCAAAGCCTCGTTTGTTTCGCCTTCACCGCGATCACGCGCTGCTCAATCGCATGGGCTTTAACAACCATGGCGCCGCCGCCGCGGCCCTCCGCCTGCGCGGCCCGCGCACCGGCGTGGTGGGCGTCAACATCGGCAAGACCAAGGCGGTCGACGAGGCCGAGGCTCCTGCCGACTACGCCGCCAGCGCGCGCGCCGTCGCCGCGGTGGCGGACTACCTAGTCATCAATGTCAGCTCGCCTAACACGCCAGGCCTCCGCGCGCTGCAAGGCACGGCCCCGCTGCGCGCAATCATTGTCGCGGTGAGGGCCGCCGTGGCTGACGTGCGCGCCACGCCGCTACCCTTGTTGGTCAAGATTGCGCCAGATCTCGCCGACGAGGACGTCGATGCCATCGCCGACCTTGCGCTTGAAACCGCACTCGACGGCCTGATCGCCACCAACACGACTATTTCGCGCGAGGGCTTGCGGACCGACGCGGCTACGGTGGCCGCAATGGGCGCAGGGGGCATTTCCGGCGCCCCAGTTGCCGACCGTAGTCTCGCGGTATTGCGCCGCCTGCGTGCCCGCGTCAGCGACCGCGTCACGTTGATCGCCGCCGGCGGCATTACCGCCGAAAATGCAAATGAGCGCCTGGCAGCCGGCGCTCACTTACTTCAGATTTATACTGAGTTTATTTACCGAGGGCCGCTGACCGCGCGACGCCTGGTCCGGGCCTTGCGAACTTAG
- a CDS encoding MBL fold metallo-hydrolase: protein MRTLTAVLGNSQRLDGGAMFGNAPKALWSKWIAPDEQNRIPLACRCLLVRDGGRTILFETGIGAFFSSELKARFGVVEPQHVLVESLAAHGVAPADIDVVVLSHLHFDHAGGLLTAWEEGTPPRLVFSRATYVVSEEALARAKAPHARDRASFIAELPALLEGSGRLVVVARDAAGCSVLGEGYRFWHSDGHTPGLLLTEIATAQGPVLFAADLIPGAAWVHVPITMGYDRYPELLIGEKERLLRDLHARGGSLFFTHDPHLAMGKVALDAKGKFTVAAAAA, encoded by the coding sequence ATGCGTACCCTCACCGCCGTGCTCGGAAATTCGCAGCGCCTCGACGGGGGCGCCATGTTTGGCAATGCGCCCAAGGCACTGTGGTCGAAGTGGATCGCGCCTGACGAGCAGAATCGCATTCCCTTGGCGTGTCGATGCCTGCTGGTGCGCGACGGCGGGCGCACCATCTTGTTCGAGACCGGGATTGGCGCGTTTTTTTCGTCTGAACTTAAGGCCCGCTTTGGCGTCGTCGAGCCGCAGCACGTGCTCGTAGAGAGCTTGGCCGCGCATGGCGTTGCGCCCGCGGACATCGACGTCGTGGTGCTGTCACACCTGCATTTTGATCATGCCGGCGGGCTGTTGACGGCATGGGAAGAAGGAACGCCGCCCCGCTTGGTATTCTCGCGGGCGACCTACGTCGTGTCTGAGGAGGCGCTGGCGCGCGCCAAGGCGCCGCATGCCCGCGATCGCGCGTCGTTTATAGCCGAGCTGCCGGCGCTGCTTGAGGGCAGCGGCCGGCTGGTGGTGGTGGCGCGCGACGCGGCCGGCTGCAGCGTGCTCGGCGAGGGTTATCGGTTTTGGCATAGCGACGGCCATACGCCGGGCCTGCTGCTTACCGAGATCGCTACGGCGCAGGGGCCGGTGCTCTTCGCCGCCGACCTAATCCCCGGCGCAGCCTGGGTGCACGTACCCATTACGATGGGCTACGACCGCTATCCCGAGCTGCTCATCGGTGAAAAGGAGCGCCTGCTGCGCGACCTGCATGCGCGCGGCGGTTCGCTGTTCTTCACCCACGACCCTCACCTCGCCATGGGCAAGGTGGCCCTCGACGCCAAAGGCAAGTTCACCGTCGCGGCGGCTGCAGCTTAG
- a CDS encoding cold-shock protein, with translation MQTGTVKFFNTAKGFGFITPAGGGKDVFVHANDTNGAILNEGTNVEFEVVQGNKGPQASGVKIV, from the coding sequence ATGCAAACCGGTACAGTTAAGTTTTTCAACACGGCAAAAGGTTTTGGATTCATCACGCCAGCAGGCGGCGGCAAGGACGTTTTCGTTCACGCCAATGACACCAATGGCGCGATCCTCAACGAAGGCACCAACGTTGAATTCGAAGTGGTTCAGGGCAACAAAGGCCCACAAGCCAGCGGCGTTAAAATCGTCTAA
- a CDS encoding peptide chain release factor 3: MSLPAPIARRRTFAIIAHPDAGKTTLTEKLLLFGGAIAMAGAVKARGDRRRATSDWMKVERERGISVTSSVMTYDYGDCTFNLLDTPGHQDFSEDTYRTLTAVDSAVMVIDAAKGIETQTRKLFEVCRMRNVPIVTFINKMDREGRDPFDLMDEIAEGLQLEVTPASWPIGSGREFRGCYDLLRDQLILMERTKGEFIAEGITCKGLTDPQIDKLLPDTAAAKLREDVEMVRGLCPAFDNESYLAGHLTPVFFGSAVNNFGVRELLDGIARYAPPPRPQPAVEREVAPSEPSVSGFVFKIQANMDPKHRDRIAFVRLASGHFTRGMKLTNPRTEKTVAVNNAMIFQANDRELAQEAWAGDIIGIPNHGALRIGDALTEGETLHFSGIPSFAPEFLRRVRADDPMKAKHLGRALEQIAEEGAAQTFKMFMGSDWIVGVVGSLQFDVLADRIRFEYDLPCHFEATSFQVARWIAGDARTIKKFAELNRDNVADDHAGAPVFLARNDWQLGRATQDFPELKFLSTKEQVQGAR; encoded by the coding sequence ATGAGCCTGCCAGCCCCGATCGCGCGCCGGCGCACGTTTGCCATCATCGCGCACCCCGATGCCGGCAAGACCACGCTGACCGAAAAGCTGCTGCTCTTCGGCGGCGCCATCGCCATGGCCGGCGCGGTCAAGGCACGTGGCGACCGCCGGCGCGCCACCAGCGACTGGATGAAGGTTGAGCGCGAGCGCGGCATCTCGGTCACCTCGTCGGTGATGACCTACGACTACGGCGATTGCACCTTTAACCTGCTCGACACGCCGGGCCACCAAGATTTTTCCGAGGACACCTATCGCACCCTTACGGCGGTCGACTCCGCGGTCATGGTCATCGATGCCGCCAAGGGCATCGAAACCCAGACCCGCAAGCTTTTTGAAGTCTGCCGCATGCGCAACGTGCCCATCGTCACCTTCATCAACAAGATGGACCGCGAGGGGCGCGACCCCTTTGACCTCATGGACGAGATCGCCGAGGGCCTGCAGCTCGAGGTGACGCCGGCCAGTTGGCCCATTGGCAGCGGCCGCGAATTTCGCGGCTGCTATGACCTCTTGCGCGACCAGCTCATCTTGATGGAACGCACCAAGGGCGAATTTATCGCCGAGGGCATTACGTGCAAGGGCCTCACCGACCCGCAAATCGACAAGCTGCTGCCCGACACCGCCGCGGCCAAGCTGCGTGAAGACGTCGAGATGGTGCGCGGCCTCTGCCCCGCCTTTGACAATGAGAGCTACCTCGCCGGCCACCTAACGCCGGTATTCTTTGGCAGCGCGGTCAATAACTTTGGCGTCCGCGAGCTGCTCGATGGCATCGCGCGCTACGCGCCGCCGCCGCGGCCACAGCCCGCGGTCGAGCGCGAGGTGGCGCCAAGCGAACCCAGCGTGTCTGGCTTTGTCTTTAAGATTCAGGCCAACATGGACCCCAAGCACCGCGACCGCATCGCGTTTGTGCGCCTCGCCTCGGGGCATTTCACCCGCGGCATGAAGCTGACTAACCCGCGAACGGAAAAAACCGTCGCCGTCAACAACGCGATGATCTTCCAGGCCAATGACCGCGAACTCGCGCAGGAGGCGTGGGCCGGCGACATTATCGGCATACCCAACCACGGCGCGCTGCGCATTGGCGATGCGCTCACCGAGGGCGAGACGCTGCATTTCTCTGGCATTCCGTCGTTTGCGCCTGAGTTCTTGCGCCGCGTCCGCGCCGATGACCCGATGAAGGCCAAGCACCTCGGGCGCGCGCTCGAACAAATCGCCGAGGAAGGCGCCGCCCAGACCTTCAAGATGTTCATGGGCAGCGACTGGATCGTCGGCGTCGTCGGCTCTTTGCAATTTGACGTGCTGGCCGACCGCATTCGCTTCGAATACGACCTGCCCTGCCATTTCGAGGCGACCTCGTTTCAAGTCGCGCGCTGGATCGCCGGCGATGCCCGCACCATCAAGAAATTTGCCGAGCTCAATCGCGACAATGTCGCCGACGACCACGCCGGCGCGCCGGTGTTCTTGGCACGCAACGATTGGCAGCTTGGCCGCGCGACGCAGGATTTTCCAGAGCTCAAATTTCTCTCGACCAAGGAACAAGTCCAGGGCGCACGCTAA